The following proteins come from a genomic window of Falco peregrinus isolate bFalPer1 chromosome 16, bFalPer1.pri, whole genome shotgun sequence:
- the TOMM6 gene encoding mitochondrial import receptor subunit TOM6 homolog, with protein sequence MAAAAAAVAAAGGPGAAPQGLRGWLRRAYRFATDRNDFRRNLLVNLGLFAAGVWVARNLTDIDLMAPQPVP encoded by the exons atggcggcggcggcggcagccgtggcggcggcgggtgggcccggggccgcgccgcaGGGGCTGCGCGGGTGGCTGCGGAGGGCCTACCGCTTCGCCACCGACCGGAACGACTTCCGCAG GAACCTGCTGGTGAACCTGGGGCTCTTCGCCGCGGGGGTCTGGGTCGCCCGCAACCTGACGGACATCGACCTGATGGCCCCGCAGCCCGTCCCGTAG